One Saccharomyces eubayanus strain FM1318 chromosome XVI, whole genome shotgun sequence DNA segment encodes these proteins:
- the MRX11 gene encoding Mrx11p, protein MATMTLFRPTQLHMNSKIIFNRPFELVFKKSNQLNMLAGMGFGRLIQTRFITENAESAKRGKDKLHKIISKSRLLTRLNKNPKFSHYFDRISEAGTVPTITSFFILHELTAILPLFLLWWLFYNLDISDDLKLPNFLNGLMESCHAAMERFVGKRYQECLNKNKLILSGTIAYVTVKLLYPVRICFSIWGAPYFGKWLLLPFQKLKHLIKK, encoded by the coding sequence ATGGCAACAATGACGCTTTTTAGGCCCACTCAATTACACATGAACTCCAAAATTATCTTCAATAGACCTTTCGAACTCgtattcaagaaatctaATCAATTGAACATGCTAGCAGGCATGGGATTTGGTAGACTAATTCAAACAAGATTCATAACGGAGAACGCGGAATCGGCAAAACGAGGAAAGGATAAATTACATAAGATAATTTCTAAATCACGACTACTAACGAGGTTGAACAAAAATCCCAAATTCTCTCATTACTTTGACCGGATTAGCGAGGCCGGTACGGTCCCAACAATAACgtcatttttcatcttgcaTGAATTAACAGCAATACTACCGCTTTTTCTACTATGGTGGCTATTCTATAATCTCGATATCTCTGATGATCTCAAGCTGCCCAACTTCTTAAACGGGTTAATGGAGAGTTGTCATGCTGCTATGGAGAGATTTGTTGGTAAGAGATATCAGGAATGTctcaacaaaaacaaactgaTCTTGTCTGGCACAATAGCTTACGTTACAGTTAAATTACTTTATCCGGTGCGCATTTGTTTTAGTATTTGGGGAGCACCGTATTTTGGTAAATGGTTAttgcttccttttcaaaagctaAAGCACCTTATTAAGAAATAG
- the ISM1 gene encoding isoleucine--tRNA ligase ISM1 — translation MSQPIFSIINKRYLAKHAYQKTLNLPKTKFPNRSNLDTTLRELIPKSSQEVYKEQLDSFFKEFSKLSTVDDKLKFVKERLFILHDGPPYANGDLHLGHALNKVLKDIINRYQLSQGKYIFYKPGWDCHGLPIETKALKDLNAQQIDLISPLKIRSLALKHAQKAMKKQRQTFEHFAILTDWETPYITIDKDYENNQLKTFKEMFERGLIKRQNKPVYWGTETRTALAEGELEYNENHKSVAAYVKFPLVKESEADLRKKLGITGDLPIYCLIWTSTPWTLFSNRAICFNEDFSYSLLRIGKELVIVETDSIGKLGQPSGSCTVIKQFQGTNLHGLYYQNRLLNDKICRPLLNGVHVTSGTGTGLVHTAPGHGQDDYLIGIQNNLEIYSPVDHQGRYQLSELPESVRSILKDEEDTSIGKQVLDVETTKVILQKLNDLNLLHKFHDYTHSYPYDWRSKKPVIIRATPQWFADLHDVKDLALESIKRVKFYPERGHSRLSSFIKSRNEWCISRQRSWGIPILSFYKKDEPDTILMNSETLAHAMKTVEKKGINAWFNGKDDDMKEWLPQQYHGVAHEYCRSQDTMDVWFDSGSSWNIIKDFYEKRLKLTKLPSPLYQVCLEGSDQHRGWFQSSLLTKVASSNVPVAPYEEVITHGFTLDENGLKMSKSIGNTISPEAIIQGDETLGLPALGVDGLRYLIAQSNFTTDIVAGPTVMKHVGEALKKIRLAFRYLLSNLQKSEDFNLLPVEQLRRADQFALYKMNELLNTTKNHYQNHNFSKVLIALQYHLNNHLSAFYFDISKDTLYSDSISFLKRKQVQTTLFHVLNSYRAILAPILPVMVQEVWKHTPERWLQGLGLTNISPMRGKWPHFEVCPEINDSFEEFELKILELFQKEFKKLNQEEGITKTTQTHVTVFTDHSLPFSSSELCDILQASAVSIMKGISGNSSLPAIELGNGSKLQILVEQSKQHVCPRCWKANSAEEDELCDRCGEVVSELAP, via the coding sequence ATGTCTCAGCCCATCTTTAGCattatcaacaaaagaTACCTTGCTAAGCATGCGTATCAAAAGACATTGAACTTGCCCAAgacaaaatttccaaatagATCAAATTTAGATACTACATTGAGGGAATTGATACCGAAGTCCTCTCAAGAAGTTTATAAGGAGCAACTAGACAGTTTCTTCAAggaattttcaaaactgaGTACAGTGGATGATAAATTGAAGTTTGTCAAGGAGAGGTTATTCATCTTGCACGATGGGCCGCCCTATGCGAATGGCGATTTACATCTCGGGCATGCTCTGAATAAAGTGTTGAAGGATATTATTAATAGGTACCAACTTTCACAAGGGAAATACATTTTTTACAAGCCTGGTTGGGATTGTCATGGATTGCCCATTGAAACTAAGGCTTTAAAGGATTTAAATGCGCAGCAGATCGATTTAATATCACCTCTAAAAATCAGATCACTGGCGTTAAAGCATGCACAAAAGgcaatgaagaaacaaaggCAAACCTTCGAACATTTTGCCATCTTAACAGATTGGGAAACTCCATACATTACAATAGATAAAGATTATGAGAATAATCAACTCAAGACCTTTAAGGAAATGTTTGAAAGAGGATTGATTAAAAGACAGAATAAACCAGTTTATTGGGGTACAGAAACTAGAACTGCTCTGGCAGAAGGCGAATTAGAGTACAACGAAAACCATAAGTCTGTTGCCGCTTATGTCAAATTTCCCCTAGTAAAAGAATCTGAAGCAGATTTACGCAAGAAGCTAGGAATCACTGGTGATTTGCCTATATattgtttgatttggaCGAGTACTCCGTGGACGCTTTTCTCAAACCGAGCAATATGTTTCAATGAAGACTTTTCTTATTCTCTATTGCGCATCGGAAAAGAACTTGTCATTGTCGAGACCGATTCCATAGGCAAGTTAGGTCAGCCAAGTGGATCATGTACAGTCATCAAGCAATTTCAAGGTACGAACTTACATGGGTTGTACTACCAGAACCGTTTACTAAATGATAAGATTTGTAGACCCTTATTAAATGGTGTACACGTTACCAGTGGTACTGGGACGGGTTTAGTTCATACTGCGCCAGGGCATGGACAGGATGACTATCTGATCGGTATTCAAAACAATCTCGAGATTTATTCTCCTGTGGATCATCAGGGTCGTTATCAACTGAGCGAACTTCCTGAGTCTGTAAGATCTATCTTgaaggatgaagaagacacaTCAATCGGTAAGCAAGTTTTAGACGTAGAAACTACGAAGGtcattttacaaaaattaaACGACTTGAACTTACTCCATAAATTCCATGATTACACCCATTCTTATCCGTATGACTGGAGATCCAAGAAGCCCGTCATAATTAGAGCCACCCCGCAATGGTTTGCGGATTTACATGATGTGAAGGATTTGGCTTTGGAAAGTATCAAACGGGTCAAGTTTTATCCCGAAAGAGGACACTCAAGGCTTTCCTCTTTTATCAAAAGTAGAAACGAATGGTGTATTTCTAGACAACGTTCATGGGGTATTCCTATTTTGAGTTTTTACAAGAAGGATGAGCCGGATACtattttgatgaattctGAAACTTTGGCGCATGCAATGAAAACAGTCGAAAAAAAGGGAATTAACGCATGGTTCAACGGTAAAGATGATGACATGAAAGAGTGGTTACCTCAACAATATCACGGAGTTGCGCACGAATATTGTCGGTCCCAAGATACCATGGATGTGTGGTTTGATAGTGGGTCATCATGGAACATAATCAAAGACTTCTATGAGAAAAGGTTaaaattaacaaaattACCATCTCCGTTATATCAAGTTTGTTTGGAAGGGTCTGACCAACATAGGGGATGGTTTCAAAGTTCACTATTAACGAAAGTAGCATCAAGTAATGTACCCGTTGCACCATATGAAGAAGTTATCACTCATGGGTTCACCTTGGACGAAAACGGTTTGAAAATGTCGAAATCAATAGGAAATACGATTTCTCCCGAGGCGATTATTCAAGGCGATGAAACTCTTGGATTGCCAGCTTTGGGTGTTGACGGTTTAAGGTATCTGATAGCACAGTCCAATTTCACCACTGATATAGTCGCCGGTCCGACTGTGATGAAGCATGTAGGAGAAGCCTTGAAAAAGATCAGACTGGCATTTCGTTATCTGTTAAGTAATTTACAGAAATCTGAAGATTTTAACCTTTTGCCTGTTGAACAATTACGTCGTGCTGATCAATTTGCGTTATACAAGATGAACGAATTGCTGAACACTACTAAAAACCACTACCAAAACCACAATTTTTCCAAGGTTCTAATTGCTTTACAATACCACTTGAACAACCATTTGTCAGCgttttattttgatatctCAAAAGACACTTTATATTCCGATAGTatatcttttttgaaaagaaagcaagTCCAAACTACGCTATTTCATGTATTGAATTCATATAGAGCGATTCTTGCGCCAATCTTACCTGTTATGGTCCAAGAAGTATGGAAACACACACCTGAAAGATGGTTGCAAGGACTAGGACTGACTAATATTAGTCCAATGCGTGGAAAGTGGCCACATTTTGAAGTGTGCCCAGAAATCAACGACTCCTTTGAAGAGTTCGaactgaaaattttggagCTGTTTCAAAAAGAGTTTAAGAAGTTGAATCAAGAGGAAGGTATCACCAAAACTACACAAACTCACGTTACTGTTTTCACCGATCATTCCCTCCCATTCAGTTCCAGCGAGCTTTGCGACATCTTGCAAGCATCTGCTGTCAGTATAATGAAAGGTATTAGTGGCAACAGCAGCTTACCAGCCATTGAATTGGGAAACGGATCGAAGTTGCAAATCTTGGTCGAACAGAGCAAACAGCACGTTTGCCCCAGGTGCTGGAAAGCAAACTCAGCGGAAGAGGATGAATTATGTGACAGATGTGGAGAGGTTGTGAGCGAACTCGCACCTTAA
- the MET31 gene encoding Met31p translates to MKPAQDMNADEVFLKQAAEAIVVTSSSSTSSDPIIQELLQRIRRSSPLNSVIQENGSNVEATENMAKGLIRDSEAQTKNFGSSEQHREGMQLYSCAKCQLKFSRSSDLRRHEKVHSLVLPHICSNCGKGFARKDALKRHSNTLTCQRNRKKLCEGSDVDVDELIKDAIKNGTGLL, encoded by the coding sequence ATGAAACCGGCGCAAGACATGAATGCAGATGAAGTGTTCCTCAAACAAGCGGCAGAAGCTATAGTGGTAACCTCATCGAGCTCCACCAGTTCGGACCCCATAATACAGGAACTATTACAGAGGATCCGACGGTCCAGCCCACTGAATTCTGTCATACAAGAGAATGGTTCGAACGTTGAAGCGACAGAAAATATGGCCAAGGGACTCATAAGAGACTCAGAAGCGCAgacaaaaaattttggaagcAGTGAACAACACAGAGAAGGCATGCAGCTTTATAGCTGTGCGAAATGTCAGCTAAAGTTCAGCAGAAGTTCGGACTTGAGAAGGCATGAGAAAGTGCATTCGCTGGTACTGCCGCATATCTGTTCAAATTGTGGCAAAGGGTTCGCCAGAAAAGATGCTCTAAAAAGGCATTCCAATACATTGACCTgtcaaagaaacagaaagaaaCTGTGTGAAGGCTCAGATGTCGATGTCGATGAACTCATTAAGGATGCGATAAAGAACGGTACAGGCCTACTGTGA
- the EGD1 gene encoding Egd1p, whose translation MPIDQEKLAKLQKLSANNKVGGTRRKLNKKTNSSAGANKDDTKLQSQLAKLHAVTIDNVAEANFFKDDGKVMHFNKVGVQVAAQHNTSVFYGLPQEKNLQDLFPGIISQLGPEAIQALSQLAAQMEKHEANAPADAEKKDEAIPELVEGQTFDADVE comes from the coding sequence ATGCCAattgatcaagaaaaactagCCAAGCTACAAAAGTTGTCCGCTAACAATAAAGTCGGTGGTACCAGAAGAAAGCTTAACAAGAAGACTAACTCTTCTGCTGGTGCCAACAAGGACGACACCAAGTTGCAAAGTCAACTGGCCAAGTTGCACGCCGTCACTATTGACAACGTTGCCGAAGCcaacttcttcaaggaCGACGGCAAGGTCATGCACTTCAACAAGGTCGGTGTCCAAGTTGCTGCACAACACAACACTTCCGTCTTCTACGGTCTAccacaagaaaagaacttgCAAGACTTGTTCCCAGGCATTATCTCCCAATTGGGCCCTGAAGCCATCCAGGCCTTGTCCCAATTGGCAGCCCAAATGGAAAAGCACGAAGCCAATGCTCCAGCTGAcgctgaaaagaaggacGAAGCTATTCCTGAATTAGTCGAAGGCCAAACTTTTGATGCTGACGTCGAATAA
- the PMA2 gene encoding H(+)-exporting P2-type ATPase PMA2 produces the protein MSSSGAKPYREKPAANNGASSSSSSSSSSTSASPSPAAAPRKAAAVPAANDSDSDEDIDGLIEELQSNYGESEESSEEEKHTDEAHAGQRVIPEKDLSTDPAYGLTSDEVTRRRKKYGLNQMAENNESLVVKFIMFFVGPIQFVMEAAAILAAGLSDWVDFGVICALLLLNASVGFIQEFQAGSIVEELKKTLANTATVIRDGQLMEIPANEVVPGEILQLESGTIAPADGRIVTEDCFLQIDQSAITGESLAAEKHYGDEVFSSSTVKTGEAFMVVTATGDDTFVGRAAALVGQASGAQGHFTEVLNGIGIILLILVIATLLLVWTACFYRTDGIVRILRYTLGITIIGVPVGLPAVVTTTMAVGAAYLAKKQAIVQKLSAIESLAGVEILCSDKTGTLTKNKLSLHDPYTVEGVSADDLMLTACLAASRKKKGLDAIDKAFLKSLIQYPKAKDALTKYKVLEFHPFDPVSKKVTAIVESPEGERIVCVKGAPLFVLKTVEEDHPIPEDVHENYENKVAELASRGFRALGVARKRGEGHWEILGVMPCMDPPRDDTAQTINEARNLGLRIKMLTGDAVGIAKETCRQLGLGSNIYNAERLGLGGGGDMPGSELADFVENADGFAEVFPQHKYRVVEILQNRGYLVAMTGDGVNDAPSLKKADTGIAVEGATDAARSAADIVFLAPGLSAIIDALKTSRQIFHRMYSYVVYRIALSLHLEIFLGLWIAILNNSLDINLIVFIAIFADVATLAIAYDNAPYAPEPVKWNLPRLWGMSIILGIVLAIGSWITLSTMFLPKGGIIQNFGAMNGVMFLQISLTENWLIFITRAAGPFWSSIPSWQLAGAVFSVDIIATMFTLFGWWSENWTDIVTVVRVWIWSIGIFCVLGGFYYMMSTSETFDRLMNGKTLKEKKSTRSVEDFMAAMQRVSTQHEKDS, from the coding sequence ATGTCTTCTAGTGGTGCAAAGCCATACCGAGAGAAGCCTGCAGCGAACAATGGTGCTTCGTCctcgtcttcgtcttcgtcttcttctacaTCGGCCTCGCCATCGCCTGCAGCCGCTCCACGTAAGGCCGCAGCCGTGCCTGCTGCTAACGACTCCGACTCCGATGAGGATATTGATGGATTGATTGAAGAATTGCAATCGAACTACGGAGAGAGCGAAGAATCCagtgaagaagagaagcaTACTGATGAGGCCCACGCTGGTCAAAGGGTGATTCCCGAAAAGGACCTTTCGACAGATCCCGCCTATGGTCTGACTTCGGACGAAGTCACCaggagaagaaagaagtacggtttgaatcaaatggctgaaaacaatgaatctTTAGTTGTTAAATTCATCATGTTTTTCGTTGGCCCAATCCAATTCGTTATGGAAGCAGCCGCTATCTTGGCTGCCGGTTTGTCTGATTGGGTCGATTTCGGTGTCATCTGTGCCCTACTACTGTTGAATGCTTCGGTCGGGTTCATCCAAGAGTTTCAGGCCGGTTCGATTgttgaagaattgaaaaagactTTGGCCAATACTGCAACGGTCATCAGAGATGGCCAATTGATGGAAATTCCCGCCAACGAAGTGGTCCCTGGTGAGATCTTACAGCTGGAAAGCGGTACGATTGCTCCCGCGGATGGTCGCATTGTCACTGAGGATTGTTTCTTGCAAATCGATCAATCTGCCATTACTGGTGAATCTTTAGCTGCTGAAAAACACTACGGTGATGAGGTTTTCTCCTCGTCCACAGTGAAGACCGGTGAGGCCTTCATGGTTGTCACGGCGACGGGTGACGACACCTTTGTCGGTAGAGCGGCTGCCTTGGTGGGCCAAGCTTCGGGTGCCCAAGGTCATTTCACTGAAGTCCTGAACGGGATCGGTATCATTTTGCTGATTTTGGTCATTGCTACTTTGTTGCTAGTTTGGACCGCATGTTTCTACAGAACTGATGGTATCGTCAGAATCTTGAGATACACTCTAGGTATTACCATCATTGGGGTTCCGGTAGGTTTGCCAGCCGTCGTTACCACCACTATGGCCGTCGGTGCTGCTTACTTAGCGAAGAAACAGGCTATTGTCCAGAAATTGTCTGCCATTGAATCCTTGGCTGGCGTTGAGATCCTGTGTTCCGATAAGACTGGTACTTTGACCAAGAACAAGTTGTCTTTGCACGATCCGTACACTGTTGAAGGTGTTTCTGCTGATGACCTGATGCTAACTGCTTGTTTGGCTGCTTccagaaagaagaagggtTTGGATGCTATTGATAAAgctttcttgaaatctttgattCAGTATCCAAAGGCTAAGGATGCTCTTACCAAGTACAAGGTCTTGGAATTCCACCCATTCGACCCTGTCTCTAAGAAGGTTACCGCTATCGTCGAGTCTCCAGAAGGTGAAAGAATTGTCTGTGTTAAAGGGGCTCCATTGTTCGTCTTGAAAACTGTCGAGGAAGACCACCCAATCCCAGAAGATGTACATGAAAACTACGAAAACAAGGTTGCTGAATTGGCTTCCAGAGGGTTCCGTGCCTTAGGTGTTGCTAGAAAGAGAGGTGAGGGGCACTGGGAAATCCTAGGTGTTATGCCATGCATGGATCCTCCAAGAGATGACACTGCTCAAACAATTAACGAGGCTAGGAACCTGGGTTTGAGGATCAAAATGTTAACCGGTGACGCCGTTGGTATCGCCAAGGAAACCTGTAGACAATTGGGGCTCGGCAGCAACATCTACAATGCTGAAAGGCTGGGTCTAGGTGGTGGTGGCGACATGCCAGGCTCAGAACTGGctgattttgttgaaaacgCTGATGGTTTTGCTGAGGTTTTCCCACAGCACAAGTATAGGGTGGTAGAAATTCTACAGAACAGAGGTTATTTAGTGGCTATGACTGGTGATGGTGTTAACGATGCCccatctttgaagaaggcTGATACCGGGATCGCTGTTGAAGGGGCTACTGATGCTGCCAGATCGGCTGCCGATATTGTCTTCTTAGCCCCCGGTTTATCTGCTATCATCGATGCTTTGAAGACCTCCAGACAAATTTTCCACAGAATGTATTCCTACGTTGTTTACCGTATTGCTTTGTCGTTACACTTGGAAATTTTCCTGGGCTTATGGATTGCAATTTTGAACAACTCTTTGGATATCAATttgattgttttcattGCCATCTTTGCAGATGTTGCAACATTAGCAATTGCTTACGATAATGCCCCTTACGCACCTGAACCTGTGAAATGGAACTTACCTAGATTATGGGGTATGTCTATTATCTTGGGTATTGTTTTGGCTATAGGTTCTTGGATTACCTTGAGTACCATGTTCTTACCCAAGGGTGGTATTATCCAAAATTTCGGTGCTATGAATGGTGTCATGTTCTTACAAATTTCATTGACCGAAAACTGGTTGATTTTTATTACTAGGGCTGCTGGTCCATTCTGGTCTTCGATTCCGTCGTGGCAGTTAGCGGGTGCCGTCTTCTCTGTCGATATCATCGCTACCATGTTCACCTTATTCGGTTGGTGGTCTGAAAACTGGACTGACATTGTTACTGTCGTTCGTGTTTGGATCTGGTCCATTGGTATCTTCTGTGTATTAGGAGGGTTTTACTACATGATGTCTACGTCTGAAACCTTTGACCGATTGATGAACGGTAAGACAttgaaggagaagaagtCTACCAGAAGTGTCGAAGATTTCATGGCCGCTATGCAAAGAGTTTCCACTCAGCACGAAAAGGACAGTTAA
- the SRL4 gene encoding Srl4p has protein sequence MKRIIYKVFVGLYERVGLGKKFHPSYDIILIIGGSSNKLGIEICKTFIEDYHTKVINVDTVDNIDEKEIKKASSKFYTFIPCKDFSNIEYLEESLLDVQKLEIYPTILINNMQEGIESTFLREDQFPKLNEESLCEFEKIVRYNLQSIILITKFCISTLFPKAHVGLQTEMKRFYIINISTVLTLRPSKVGTHFITSKSGINSFHDGITSELSLKDSNLNVKTLLAYLPDFKSHEHWENLSPTISKQLVCCLVDGRYGDTVLGSKRSIGDILLLAELKNSFIDN, from the coding sequence ATGAAGAGAATAATTTATAAAGTCTTCGTAGGTTTATATGAACGCGTTGGTTTAggtaaaaaatttcatccaaGTTATGATATAATTTTAATTATAGGTGGTTCTTCAAACAAGTTAGGCATTGAAATCTGTAAAACCTTTATCGAAGATTATCACACGAAGGTTATAAATGTTGATACAGTAGATAATATCGAtgagaaagaaataaagaaagCGAGTAGTAAATTTTACACTTTTATTCCGTGCAAAGATTTCAGCAACATTGAATATCTTGAAGAATCCTTACTGGACGTGCAGAAGTTGGAAATATATCCCACTATCCTCATCAACAATATGCAAGAGGGTATAGAATCAACTTTTCTAAGGGAAGATCAGTTTCCAAAGCTCAATGAAGAATCATTGTGCGAATTCGAAAAAATTGTGAGGTACAACCTACAAAgcataatattaataacaAAATTTTGTATAAGTACGCTTTTTCCAAAGGCACATGTTGGACTTCAAACGGAAATGAAGAGATTTTATATTATCAATATATCAACGGTGTTGACATTAAGGCCTTCAAAAGTGGGCACACATTTCATTACTTCCAAAAGTGGTATAAATTCATTTCACGATGGAATAACCTCTGAGCTTAGCTTGAAGGATAGCAATTTAAATGTGAAAACACTGCTTGCATATTTGCCCGATTTTAAAAGTCATGAACACTGGGAAAATCTTTCACCGACCATTTCAAAACAACTTGTATGCTGTTTAGTCGATGGAAGGTACGGAGATACTGTTCTCGGAAGCAAAAGATCAATCGGTGACATTCTTTTGTTGGCTGAACTTAAAAATTCATTTATTGATAATTAG
- the SVL3 gene encoding Svl3p, producing the protein MSSSSLRVLTVGNNPNILFYTSRFQLAKNIELYHVNDSKSCQFEIETEYYGKDQFELENHFTSLEHLTEALNSGSRGSIFDIVIMSAPSLQELSSLSAKLASITDSNSKIFLESSGFIQLEPFVKLSMDSPHLNVFSILTDLDVRQIGPNQVKQFPSNTNENTIYLGESKSNSEKYSANVVTLLTTFEKLFSKLFSNIKINLCGFSSIEFLSQQWKLAISRICFDPLLIMFEQENPSDLDQQIIAKPLISGLVTEIITVAKTMGARLNSNYDNENNLLSLWKNSYQSTNEPPALVYHFVHQTTPLNIDILLLQTILLADDFGIKTPYLEFLYSVMSQFERLNNGKSKWFMRSSEKNKILQNLRNSQQNELTSQNQITNLQSQISKLRQEMVMQAKQHDMETNGLKEKHQATLQAQAQAQAQAQAQALAQAHAHAQAQAHAQAQAQAQAQDQTPTETVTPTEATNTSAVNEYRATGTPNLRDIEDIALYSVNYGESPLKSPPPTAGSQQQISSPQSAHSQIFEEANGSNDKILQERELELRKKELELQERELEFQKRAIQQQRFNNNGNNNNPIPKKPSYPQLQQSANIRSSSRGMHGANGPISQPASAGNFVDPVSAGMATYDPQQQPSTLSLQQQQQQQQQQQQPPLQTQPYHAHSIKPTSRKNRNSNMPNIGNPSSIVNMGNFGRPPKNPSQTRLSSLPTHSIVNQNRLRSQQSKSKLNMPHAAKPNNVFNQPPVSNLNNHVTTQRQFSSSTMIETTNNNNKMNISSSNPDISTNSVVHNAMQFTNTNDNANNTVDINDPSNMVAPPTGSVSAPSTPTLSSSSQMADVSSPSTDDVNGGENAGGKKKRFGLFKKKNKSKK; encoded by the coding sequence ATGTCGTCTTCGTCACTTCGAGTGTTAACTGTTGGGAACAACCCTAATATTCTGTTCTACACTTCAAGGTTCCAGTTGGCCAAGAACATAGAACTTTATCACGTCAACGATTCGAAATCATGCcagtttgaaattgaaaccGAATACTACGGTAAGGACCAGTTCGAATTGGAGAACCATTTCACTTCTCTGGAACATTTGACCGAGGCTCTGAATTCCGGGTCCCGTGGatccatttttgatataGTCATCATGAGTGCCCCCTCTCTGCAGGAGCTGTCTTCACTGTCAGCCAAGTTGGCCTCCATAACCGATTCGAACTCCAAGATTTTCTTGGAGAGCAGCGGGTTCATTCAATTGGAACCGTTTGTTAAGTTGTCAATGGATTCTCCACATTTGAACGTCTTCAGTATCTTGACCGATTTGGATGTTCGTCAAATCGGCCCAAACCAGGTCAAACAATTCCCTAGCAATACAAACGAAAATACCATTTATCTGGGTGAAAGTAAATCcaatagtgaaaaatattctgCCAATGTTGTAACATTATTGACCACGTTTGAGAAACTATTCTCGAAATTGTTCTCCAACATAAAAATCAACTTGTGTGGGTTCTCATCCATTGAGTTTTTATCACAACAATGGAAACTGGCGATTTCCAGAATTTGTTTTGACCCACTACTGATCATGTTTGAACAGGAAAATCCAAGTGATTTAGACCAACAAATCATTGCTAAACCTTTAATCTCTGGATTGGTTACTGAAATCATTACCGTAGCAAAGACAATGGGTGCTAGGCTGAACAGTAATTATGATAATGAGAACAATCTTTTATCCCTATGGAAAAATTCCTACCAATCGACTAATGAACCGCCTGCGCTGGTTTACCATTTCGTCCATCAAACAACACCCTTGAATATTGATATCCTGTTGTTGCAAACAATCTTATTGGCTGACGATTTTGGCATTAAGACGCCATACTTGGAGTTTTTGTATTCCGTTATGTCCCAATTCGAAAGATTAAATAATGGTAAATCTAAATGGTTTATGAGAtcaagtgaaaaaaataaaattttacaaaatttaCGAAACTCACAACAAAATGAATTAACttctcaaaatcaaatcactAACCTGCAAAGCCAAATTAGCAAACTGAGACAAGAGATGGTTATGCAAGCCAAGCAACATGATATGGAAACCAACGGCCTGAAAGAGAAGCACCAAGCCACTTTGCAAGCTCAGGCTCAAGCTCAAGCTCAGGCTCAAGCTCAGGCCCTGGCTCAAGCTCATGCTCATGCTCAAGCTCAGGCTCATGCTCAGGCTCAGGCTCAGGCCCAGGCCCAGGATCAAACACCAACTGAGACAGTAACCCCAACCGAAGCTACAAATACATCGGCCGTCAACGAATACAGGGCGACGGGCACTCCAAATTTGAGGGATATCGAAGATATTGCGTTATACAGTGTCAACTATGGCGAATCTCCATTGAAGTCTCCACCACCTACTGCTGGCTCGCAACAGCAAATTAGTTCACCGCAATCCGCACACTCccaaatatttgaagagGCTAATGGCTCCAATGACAAAATACTACAAGAGCGTGAACTGGAACTTCGTAAAAAAGAGTTAGAGCTACAAGAACGTGAACTGGAATTCCAGAAACGGGCAattcaacaacaaagattcaacaacaatggtaacaataataatccTATACCAAAAAAGCCTTCTTACCCTCAACTACAACAGTCCGCCAACATCCGTTCCAGTAGTAGAGGAATGCATGGCGCTAATGGGCCTATTTCACAACCTGCATCGGCTGGGAACTTTGTGGACCCAGTTTCTGCAGGTATGGCCACATATGatccacaacaacaacctTCAACCTTATCTttacagcaacaacagcaacagcaacaacagcaacagcagccACCATTACAGACACAACCTTACCACGCACACTCTATCAAACCAACAAGTAGAAAGAATAGAAACAGTAATATGCCCAATATTGGTAATCCCTCCAGTATAGTAAACATGGGTAATTTTGGCAGGCCACCAAAAAATCCAAGCCAAACTCGTTTGAGCTCATTGCCAACCCATAGTATTGTAAATCAAAACAGATTGAGGTCGCAACAGTCCAAAAGCAAACTCAATATGCCGCACGCTGCCAAGCCAAACAATGTGTTTAATCAACCTCCTGTTTCTAATTTAAACAACCACGTCACTACTCAAAGACAATTCAGTTCGAGCACCATGATAGAAACCacaaataataacaataaaatgAATATCAGTAGTAGTAACCCTGATATTTCTACCAATTCAGTAGTTCACAATGCAATGCAATTTACAAATACGAACGATAACGCAAATAACACTGTCGACATAAACGACCCTAGCAATATGGTGGCTCCTCCTACAGGCTCTGTCTCAGCGCCAAGTACTCCAactttatcttcatcaagCCAAATGGCTGATGTAAGCTCTCCTAGTACTGATGATGTTAATGGCGGGGAAAATGCTGGcggtaagaagaaaagatttggcttatttaaaaagaaaaataaatcaaagaaataa